In Candidatus Methylomirabilota bacterium, the genomic stretch GTCAACGCAACGCGCCGACGAGGTACAAGACCACCACGATGAGCAGGACCGTCCCGACGACCCCCAGGCCCCCACCTCTCCCCCATCTGGAATACTCGTAATAGCCGCCGCCTCCGCCGAACAACAGGAGCAGAAGAAGAATTAGTAGTAGCATCGAACGACTCCTTTCAGCTTGTGACTACTGCGCCCCAGCGAGCATGGCGGATGTCTTTTCACACCCGCCTTGGTGGCGGCATAAGCCGCCATGCATGCTGCAGCGCGACAGAACAACCGCATCTATCGTGATAGCTCTTCTGGTGCATTGAGATTGTTGACGACTCTCTTCACTCCTGGGACAGACTGGGTCACCCGTTCCGCCAGCAGTTTCTCCGCGCGCGATGTGACAGCGCCAGTCAATATGACCGTGCCGCCCTGTGAACGGATCTGAACGTTCTTGAGCGACACGGCCCTTGTCGAATACAGCTCAAACTCGACACCCCGTGCCAATTTATCGTCCGCACTTTCCGGACTCGTCTGAGTATTCGTCACAATGAGTTGGCCTGCGAGGCCCTGCACCCCAGACACCTGTATCGCAATTTGATCGGCTGCGCGCTTCTGCGCGGGCGAGTCAACGGTCCCATCTAGCGTCACGATCCGCTTGGTGACCTGAACCGTAAGGCCCTTGTCCTTCAGCTCAGGATTCTGGGCGAGTTGATCAATGATAATCGTTTTAATTTCCAGGTCCGCCACGCGCTCGCCGAGGTTCGCCATGTCTGAGTTACGCTCGGCGCCGGGGTTGACGGTGAGATTGTTGCGGACCTGCGCAACGCCCGAGGTGTCCTGCGCAATAGCGCCGGCGAGTCTCCGAGTTCCCTCGGTCGGGACTTCTCCAGTCAAGGTGACTTCACCCTGACTTGTTGTGGCCTTGATGTCGAACGTCGAGACGTGCTTGGAGAGGAGTAACGCGGTCTTGACCTTGGAGGTCGTCGCCGCATCCTGCGAGGTGTCTTTGACCGAGCGGAGCGTCTCCCATAGTGATGCCCCGCCGGTGCGCCCATAGAGCAATGCGCCTCCGACAACGAGCACGCCCAGTAGGAGAACAATGGGGGTGACGATAGAGATTCTTCCGGATCGCGAGGAAGGAAGGGACCCCATGGCTTGTCTCCATGAGCTCTCTGAGTTGAAGTGGGTACGCCATCTGCCCCGGGATTTCCGATATGGACCCATTTTGTCCTCCCTCTTACGCTGCTGAGTGAGCCACGCGTTCTCCAACCAGGCACGGGCAAAGGACGAGGCGCTCACGCGTTCATGGCTGGCCCCCTTCTACTTGTGCTCTTGAGCGCGTGATCTCTCTGTGGGGCAGTCCATGCCACCACGTCGAGTGGAGGGTCAGCCTCAGGTCTTGCATTCATACATTGCTCCAGAGCCCTCCTCGCCATTCAACGAGGGCTGCCGCATCTTCATGTAGCATTTCAAAATCTGACAATCGCCTGCCTCGCTGATTGCGCCCCTGACCCATTGCCGGAGCGCATCATCAGCCCTTGGCGCTCATCAGCACCTTGAGCGCCTGCTCGCGAGACGCATTGCCGAAGGTGTCGTACGCCTTCATCGTCTCATCGAGCTCGAAGCGGTGCGTGATCAGCTCGGCAGGGCGGAGGCTCCCGGCGCTGACGGTCTTCAAGAGGATCGCGGTCGTCGTCGTGTCGACGAGCCTCGTCGTCAGGGTGATGTTGTGCGACCAGAGCCGCTCGAGCTGCAGCGAGACCGGCTTGCCGTGGACGCCGATGTTCGCGATGTGACCGCCAGCCGCGACGATCGCCTGGCACATATCGAAGTTCGCCGGCACGCCGACCGCGTCGATCGCCACGTCGACCCCGCGCTGCTGCGTCAGCTCCATCACCCGAGCCGCCGCCTTGCCGTCGCCGCTGTTGACCAGCTCGGTTGCGCCGAACTTCCGCGAGACCTCGAGACGGTTGTCGTCGAGATCGATCATGATCAGCTCGGCGGCCGAGTAGAATCGGGCGGTCATCAACGCGGCGAGCCGGCCGGCCCCGTGCCGACGATCGCGACCGTGTCGCCCGGCTTCACCGTGCCGTTGAGCACACCGCACTCGAACCCGGTCGGCAGGATGTCGCTCAGCATCACGAGTCCCTCCTCGTCGGCGCCCGCGGGGACCGCGTAGAGGCTGTTGTCCGCGTGCGGGATCCTGGCGTACTCGGCCTGCGTGCCGTCGATCGTATTCCCGAGAATCCAGCCGCCATTGTCGCAATGGGAGTACATCCCTTTCTTGCAATTGACGCACTTCCCGCACGAGGTGATGCAAGAGATGAGGACCCGGTCGCCCTTCTTGAACCTCGATACCCCCTTCCCGACGTCGTCGACCACGCCGACCCCCTCGTGACCGAGGATCCGGCCGTCGGTCACCGACGGGACGTCGCCCTTCATGATGTGGAGATCGGAGCCGCAGATCGTGGTCTGGGCGATCTTCACGATCGGGTCGGTCGACTCCTTCACCGCCGGCTTGCCCTTCTCTTCCCACGAGCGCTTTTCGGGACCGTGGAACACCAATGCCTTCATCATCGCCTCCCGTCGCCTAGTCTGGACAATCTGCATCGGACATCCGCTTGAAGCGCGCAAGTAAGTAAGGAAGGTGCCAGCACAGTCTGAGGCTAATCGACGTCCTCGGAACCTGGCTATTGGACCTTAGTCCACCCGGCGGGGCCCGCGGGGCCGGGTCCTCCCTCGGAATCCGCCTTGTCACAGCCTCAAGTGAGCTGAGCATCCGGGGCGAGGGCTGCCCGTGTTCGCGAAAGACGCCCGCGTCCATGTGGGATGGACCGAGCCAAAGCAAAGTCACCTGCACTGGACCAAGGTCTACTAGGCGACGCT encodes the following:
- a CDS encoding BON domain-containing protein; this translates as MLYGRTGGASLWETLRSVKDTSQDAATTSKVKTALLLSKHVSTFDIKATTSQGEVTLTGEVPTEGTRRLAGAIAQDTSGVAQVRNNLTVNPGAERNSDMANLGERVADLEIKTIIIDQLAQNPELKDKGLTVQVTKRIVTLDGTVDSPAQKRAADQIAIQVSGVQGLAGQLIVTNTQTSPESADDKLARGVEFELYSTRAVSLKNVQIRSQGGTVILTGAVTSRAEKLLAERVTQSVPGVKRVVNNLNAPEELSR